A stretch of the Nicotiana tabacum cultivar K326 chromosome 6, ASM71507v2, whole genome shotgun sequence genome encodes the following:
- the LOC107767667 gene encoding putative receptor-like protein kinase At1g80870 → MTSRQPLPSNPRHMTSTIFLIITTLASLIILFAILYFLYYLWYSLVHRSRTNPFDSNTPLVKLHRFSYKELKSATEGFSDSTSIGKGGSGTVFRGILEDGKLVAVKLLDSGSFQSEREFQNELQILGGIKSPLIVSLLGYCVEKSKRLVVYEYMPNRSLQESLFSESNLCMNWSRRFDVILDVAKALAFLHIDCDPPVIHGDVKPSNVLLDSEYRAKLSDFGLSRLKLEEEFGVDLFSQELGKSQELWKSQDLSGNLGVLTTGTETPTPIGTPMESQDEVDFAMALQASSSSKGSKSFQNIRAFGLNSVTHNLSFFNENDATSRNVKGKEVSVIENGVASYEEELSSFDNSKKLDLGAALSGDDKARNVKQWGKDWWWRQDGSGELCSKDYVMEWIGSQICPSTNPEWDLEKKCSPQKTSLDISAPLSKFEEVQETTLHEQEIEIPKKESEKEIKGKTHNKKPRKMKEWWKEEHLDELSKKSKKAKRLEHYCKKRFKIPHFDIGKRFRFKRKRNFRMQNQNVDDPDAEFSFRKGWRRKNSRSVGSDMWSGDLFSRELSSTTSMRGTLCYVAPEYGGCGYLMEKADIYSFGVLILVIVSGRRPLHVLNSPMKLEKANLISWCKQLANAGNVLELVDERLRDDYNKEQASLCINLALACLQKMPELRPDISDIVKILKGEMELPSLPFEFSPSPPSRNFSRSRRRQKSCAE, encoded by the coding sequence ATGACTTCAAGACAGCCACTTCCTTCAAATCCAAGACATATGACAAGTACAATTTTCCTTATTATTACAACCTTAGCTTCACTTATAATCCTCTTTGccattctttattttctttactatCTTTGGTATTCTTTGGTACACCGTTCTCGTACTAACCCTTTTGATTCCAATACACCTCTTGTTAAGCTCCACAGGTTCAGTTACAAAGAGCTAAAATCAGCTACTGAAGGTTTTAGTGATTCAACTTCAATTGGAAAAGGTGGATCAGGAACTGTATTCAGAGGAATTCTTGAAGATGGGAAATTAGTAGCAGTTAAGTTACTGGATTCTGGTTCATTCCAAAGTGAAAGGGAATTTCAGAATGAGCTTCAAATTCTTGGTGGGATAAAATCTCCTCTTATAGTTTCACTTCTTGGTTATTGTGTAGAGAAAAGTAAAAGACTTGTTGTATATGAATATATGCCTAATAGAAGTTTACAAGAATCCCTTTTTTCTGAGTCAAATTTGTGTATGAATTGGAGTAGAAGATTTGATGTCATTCTTGATGTTGCTAAAGCATTGGCATTTTTGCATATTGATTGTGACCCACCTGTAATTCATGGTGATGTGAAGCCTAGCAATGTGTTGCTTGATTCTGAGTATAGAGCTAAGCTTTCTGATTTTGGGTTGTCAAGATTGAAACTTGAGGAAGAATTTGGTGTTGATTTGTTCAGTCAAGAATTGGGTAAGAGTCAGGAACTATGGAAAAGTCAAGATCTTTCTGGGAATTTAGGGGTTCTGACTACAGGAACTGAGACTCCAACACCTATTGGGACACCTATGGAAAGTCAAGATGAGGTAGATTTTGCTATGGCTTTacaggcttcttcttcttctaaaggTAGTAAAAGTTTCCAAAATATTAGAGCTTTTGGCTTGAATTCTGTGACCCATAATTTAAGTTTCTTTAATGAAAATGATGCCACATCTAGGAATGTTAAAGGAAAGGAAGTTTCAGTTATTGAAAATGGTGTAGCTAGTTATGAAGAGGAGCTTAGTAGTTTTGACAATAGTAAAAAGTTGGATTTGGGTGCTGCTTTAAGTGGAGATGATAAAGCAAGAAATGTCAAACAGTGGGGTAAAGATTGGTGGTGGAGACAAGATGGTAGTGGTGAATTATGTAGCAAAGATTATGTGATGGAATGGATTGGAAGCCAAATTTGCCCATCAACTAATCCTGAGTGGGACTTAGAAAAAAAGTGCTCTCCTCAGAAAACCAGTTTGGATATTTCAGCACCTCTGAGTAAATTTGAGGAAGTCCAAGAAACCACATTACATGAACAAGAGATAGAGATTCCCAAGAAAGAGTCCGAGAAGGAGATAAAGGGGAAAACGCATAACAAGAAGCCGAGGAAGATGAAAGAGTGGTGGAAAGAAGAGCACCTTGATGAACTAAGCAAGAAGAGTAAGAAAGCCAAGAGGCTAGAACATTACTGTAAAAAGAGGTTCAAGATTCCTCATTTTGATATTGGTAAACGCTTTCGATTCAAGAGAAAGAGAAATTTCAGAATGCAGAACCAGAATGTAGATGATCCGGATGCAGAATTCAGTTTTAGGAAAGGTTGGAGGAGAAAGAATTCACGCTCAGTTGGTAGTGATATGTGGAGCGGTGATCTATTCAGTCGAGAGTTGAGCAGCACGACAAGCATGAGAGGTACATTATGCTATGTTGCACCAGAATATGGAGGGTGTGGTTACTTAATGGAAAAGGCTGATATATACAGCTTTGGAGTTCTTATCCTTGTAATAGTCTCCGGTCGGAGGCCTTTACATGTTCTCAATTCACCAATGAAACTTGAGAAAGCAAATTTGATAAGCTGGTGTAAGCAGTTAGCTAATGCTGGAAATGTGTTAGAACTTGTTGATGAGAGGCTAAGAGATGACTACAACAAAGAACAGGCAAGTCTTTGCATTAACTTAGCACTTGCTTGCTTACAGAAAATGCCTGAATTGCGGCCTGACATTAGTGACATTGTTAAGATTTTGAAAGGAGAGATGGAGTTACCATCTCTTCCTTTTGAATTCTCTCCCTCCCCGCCTTCGAGAAATTTCAGTAGATCAAGGAGACGACAGAAGAGTTGCGCAGAATAG